The Cervus canadensis isolate Bull #8, Minnesota chromosome 20, ASM1932006v1, whole genome shotgun sequence genome segment CCCAATCTAGGACTCCTGCTTGTTTTGAATCCATTATCTGTGATGgtaatgatgcttttgaactgtggtgttggagaagactcttgagagtcccttgaacagcaaggagatccaaccagtccatcctaaaggagatcagtactgaacAGTCATcaaaaggactaatgctgaagctgaagctccaatattttgggcacctgatgcagagaactgactctttggaaaagaccctgatgctgggaaagattgaaggcaggaggagaaggggacgacagaggatgagatggctggatggcatcaccgactcaatggatgtgagtttgagcaaactccgggagatggtgatggacagaggagcctggcgtgctgcagtccatggggtcgcaaagagtcagacacaccttagcgactaaacagcaaccacCTGCCATGGTGCCTTTGGAGGAAAATTGAAGTAACTTACACCACCCGGAATGGCAGCACTTGGATTTTCCCCTAATTCCACCGTTTCCCTCCGTGTTCTCAGGTATGAAGTGTTGGCATCCTCCCCGTCACTCTCACAGATTTGTACTGCAGACCAAAGAGGAAGCAAGGATGCCTCCCTCTTCTCTAACTCCCAGCCACCCTTCAACTGCTGGTTTTCCCCTCTACAGGAAAGtgcccagttttgttttgttgacaACATTttccgttaaaaaaaaaaaaaaaggacaggctTTAAACCCTGACTTAGATTCTGAAATAATGGTCTGTCTGGGACTTGTGACTAAACCGCCAGCCACCACCGCCACGCGTTCATGGAGGATGAtgcttttaaaagagattttggAGAAAGACAGAACCACCCGAAGGAGATGCCATCGGAAGGGCAGCTTCCACGGAGAGGAAGCAAGTCAAGGCAAGGCATGTTCAGTTCAAGGGCTGGCTGCTCTGCAAGGCATTCtgtgggcctgggggtgggagttCAGCTGGGGGGCCGGCAGGGCGGGGCGGTCAGGAGCCAGGTCGCAGATCCTGGGTGCCACATGGTCTTTTAGTGTTGACTGATATTTTAACTGTGCGTGCAAATTACTTTAACAGAAATAAAGAGCCATGAAAGAATAAATGGGAAGCAGGGGCAGAAAAGCTTGAGCATCCTGTCAATGGCTCCACACgtcagggaagagagaggaataGCCATAGAGGACGACGCAACTGAAAGAAGAACTGTGCTGAGACGGAAGGGGCCAGAGCATATTGATGTCTCGTGTGGACGTAACAGGTGAAGAAGGAAGCTGAAAGAGCAGAGGGGTGAAGAGATGACCAATCATGAAATCCTGAAGGAGGTGGTAACGGGGAAATGCTGACCATCATCTGGGTTGGGAAAGTTTGGGAATGATACACTCCCGTGTCCTGGGGAATCCTCCCTGGGCTCCTCTtgttccctcttctctctgcccgCTTGCCTCCCACACACATGTGCCCttcttatccatgggatttttccagtcaGGAAAGCCTCACTCTCTCCTCAGTATTTCCAAATCTATGAAGGAAGGAGAAATTCAAATCTCTGTGCATCTTACATTCGTGGACAGGTTTTTGTTTCCCTGAAATTACACTCTTCCCACACTGCACATCAAAGCTCTGTCTTCACTTCTTTCTTAAAGACATTCAAGTAAGAGATCTGATAATGCCCTACCCTGAATGAATACACGGAAACCTCCAGACACTCCAACTGCCCCGTGTTAACCTGTCCTCACGGAAAATATCATAAAGATGACAGTAGAAACTGAATGCCTCTGTTTAATCAGGTGACCCAGATGGGAAAGTTATTTTCAAGAAACGATCAAGATCCCCTGGGCCATGTCTCATCTTGGAATGTTTCTGGTACTATGCATGCTACATGGCCACGATCATAGTTTATAGAAACAGCCAACACACACaaattatctttgtgtgtgttgaCTGTTTCTGCATACTAAGATGGTCAGTGGTAAACAATTTATCTGCCAATGCaaaagctgcaggagatgcaggttcgatccctgggttgggaagatcccctggaggaggccatggcaacccactccagtattcctgcctgggaaatcccatggacagaggagccaagcggattgcaaagagtcagacaggacttagggactgaaGAACAAGACCAGGGCTGCTCTGTAGCTCTATGGATGGGGCCCCACATGTCCCCACATTGTAATCTGTGGCAATGGTACCTCTCTCCCTTCCAGGATGAGATCTGATGGCATCTGTCCACAGTAGCCCTGGTGAGATCCCTGCTACACAATGCTTTGTTCcagaacagagggaaaaaaactcTCACCTTTTCATCCCATTCATTCTTACAAAAGCAcatgcatcttaaaaaaaaaaaaaaaaattaaattcacacATGGAAGCCAAAGTTGGAGTGCACTGAATCCTCCACCTCCAACCCCCAGTGGATGTCACTTCTAATATGCAGTTGAAAACAAAGTGAGCCAATCAACATTGAGTTGGAGctaaaattacaaaggaaaactGCCACAGCGGTTGCTCTTTATCATTTCTGAAAAGCGAATATGTGTGGTGCTGCCAAGATTTCTTAGCGGGCTGTATCCCAAGGCCCAGATGTATAAACATCCTGTCCATGCATGGTTAAGCATCTTCTGGGCCCTCCCTGTGGATGGAATGAGCTTCCGGGTAAGCGTGATGCGTGCaggtgaaaaagtgaaacagCAGCAGCGACAGTTGAAGAACAGCAGGTAGAATAAAAAAATGCAGTGCTTCATTCTCTGGACTCCTTCATTTGTTCAAATACAATGTGTTATGGTACAACAACACGACATAGCCTAGAGGCCAGGGAGGCATTTGAATAACAGCGGAGCGTCCTTGTTTCTGAAGGGGATGATGTCCACTCTACAAGAGAGGGGAGCTCCCTTTCAAAAGAACACAAGTCGATATTCCAAATGGCCAGATCTCTAGTTTGAATGTGTTCAGCAAGTtcgtgttttctttttctctcattctcccTCTTCTTCCACCTTGAAATTCCCTTATCAGGGCATGTCGACCATGGttgcttaacattttaaaatatgtttgctgAGACCTGAGCTGTCGGCCACAGTGATCCAATTAAGTGAGTGTGAATACGGAGACGGGTCTACTCCTTCATCCACAATTTGAGTCCAGGTTCTACAGGGAACAGGAAGTCCGGTGTGGAAAGAACTCAGAAGACAGTCTCTTTACCCTGAAGCTCAatgattccctggtagctcagatggtaaagaatctgcctgcagtgtgggagacccaggttcaattcctgggtcagaaagattccctagagaagggaaggctaaccattccagaactcttgcctggagaattccatggacagaggagcctgccaggctatagttcatggggtcacaaagagtcagacttgactgagtcactagcactttcactttttttcttaagggcttcccttgtggctcagctggtaaagaatctgcccacaatgcaggagacctgggtccaatccctggattgggaagatcccctggagaagggaaaggctacctgctccagtaatctggtctggagaattccatggactgtataagctatgggtcacaaagagttggattttgactgagtgactttcacttttaaacaaTGGGCTAAAAACCAAtcatatgtctttaaaaaaaaaaaaaaaatctacctttaCACAAATATCAAGAGCAGGGACTATATCcaaatgattttggaaccctcacaatttagaagtgaaaaatagCAACTCGTAACTAAGTACTTACTGTGTTGTAAAGTTGACCCAGTTGGCTCAAAGACTTGGAAAGGTGCTGCCTACCTGAGACTTCAGATGCTAAGCTGAGGGTTATCAGCCTTGAGCTCATTTGTGGTTACTTGACTATGAAGCACTACGTCCACATCAACATGGTTAATCTCGCAGACAACAGAATTTTGCATTCACTCACTCTTCATGCATATTAAAACATGcttaaaataaacaacaatgaTACAAACACAAGTAATAATACACttcaccacaccacacacacacacacacacacacacacacacacactcctgaacTGGTTCTGTACTTGCAAAGTCCACACTTGACTGTGAAAATGTTTCAATTCAATTAAGCTATGCATGATGTCATTTTATATCTTGGCAACAAAGTATCAAAATTTACTGACCGCTATTCTCTATCCATTACAACCTCTGTTGAGTTATAAAGGGCCACTTGGCAGCACCACTTCACAATTTAAATCAACTGCACACTTGAGTAGAGCGTGAGTCTGACATTAATGGCTCTAAAATTCCAAAATCtttacaatacacacacacacacaaataagtaaAACTCTGCTTTTAGAATTCcatatattatttccattttatttcacattgGAATTGTCTCCTGAAATTGGCTTCGGGGCTTTGTTTTTGCAAAACTTTCAAGGCCCAGGCCTTGAAAGAATTAGGAGATGgtttctgctttttgtttgtttgtctgtttcccGCACATGAAGCAAATTTGGAGTTCAATGGAAGCAAATGACAACTGATAAACTATTTCCTATTTCAGAAAAGAGCTTTTGAAAAATCAGTTATGGTGGAACAAGGCCTACTTAATTTCATTTACAATTAGGAAATAAGGCAGCAGCTTTGGAGAGGTTGTGATCCAGGCCCCTCTCCCGCCCCCTCGCCCCCATAATCTTACTGGTTCAACTGATGAGTCTACTTTCTCGAAGCAAAAATGGCTCTAAGGGTCAGGCCCTGCCTCAGGCCCAGCATTCTCTGCCAAGCACGTAACATACAGTAGTTTTGCTAGTGAGTTCTATGTCCCGGCCTCAAAACAAATCCACAAAATAGGAAAGACACATGGCTATTAGTTGATTATTTTATGAACAAGGTATCAAAAACTCCAGTTAGTACACACAGCGAGTGGGCAGGGACAGACAGCAGCAGGAGCATCTGCTCGACCTACCCCCTCCGCCACTGCCCTCAGCCCTTCCCCCCTCCAGGAGAGGTAGCGCTGCTGGCTGCAGATTTCTTCAGCTCTATTTTCATAGACTGAGTCTCAGCTCGAGGCTCGAATTTGGTCAGATTTCCTGCTCCTGGGGCTGCCACTACTGGCTTTCCTGCTTTCATACCTTTTGACATAGGAATGCGGGTGGGTGTAGGTCGCTGGGCTGACCCGTCTTGTCCCGACtgcaagagaagaaaagacagagacACAAGGGCCGCGTTGGTGAGTCTCGCCCTGGAAATGCCATCCATCTGAACATAAGCACACCACAGGACCACCCGCAGATGAGCCCGCCCCAGAGAAGACTGTTGTTAGAAAGTTGGAGTGGCTTGCTGTCTAGTCCACTCCATCACCCCCTTTTCCCTCTCCCTGAACATCTATGCCCAGCGTCTTTCTCTTCTCAAGCCCCTGACCTTCACTCCTGTTTCACAGAAAAACTACAGGCCACCCTGCATACACTTGGGCATTTTTATCCCTCCTGTCCCCAAACCACCTCCACTTTCTTTAGATGAAGCagctctcctttcccctcctAATGAGGCCAACTCTTCTCTTTTTTGTCACTGTTGACCACatcctccattttgtttttttggccttgTGGCAGGGCATGCTagatctaagttccctgaccatgaATCAGaccccatgccctctgcagcagaaccgtggagtcttaaccactggaccgccaggggatTTCCCTACACCCTCCTTCTTGAAACAACACagtgatctcagttcatttccaaggctaaCCATTCAACACCatggtaatctaagtctatgcctcaaccactgatgccaaagaagctgaagttaacaggttctgtgaagacctacaagccttctagaactaacaccaaaaagagatgtccttttcatcataggagatcagaatgcaaaagtagaagtcaagagatacctggattaacaggcacatttggccttggagtacaaaatgaagcagggcaaaggctaacagagttctgccatgAGAtcacacaggtcatagcaaacaccctcttccaacaacataagagatgatTCCTTCTTCAAGGAGTTCCTAAAACTCTCCTGCTGTGATATCTAACTTGGGTCTCATCCATCGCCTTGGGTCTCATCATCGTCTCTGactccttttcattttcaaaatggctCCCAGTTCCAGTTTGCCTGCCTTCTAAATGTGGGTATCACCGTGCTCCATTCTCAGTCCTCTTCTCATTTTCCACACTCACCCTGAAAATTACCTGAGTTGTCACCCACATGTGTCTGAGACCCTGAACCCTGAgccatcagtttagttcagttcagtcactcagtcgtgtccaactcttcgtgaccccatggactgcagcacaccaggcttccctgtccatcaccaactcccaaagcttgatcaaactcatgtccatccagtcatgGATGGATCATGTccatccatctaaccatctcatcctgtgtcatccccttctcctcctgccttcaatctgtcccagcttcagtgtcttttccaataagtcagttctttgcatcaggtggccaaagtattggagcttcaggttcagtatcagtccttccaatgaatattcaggactgacttccttttaggagtgactggtttgatctcctcgcagtccaagggactctcaagaatcttctccagcaccacagttcaaaaacatcaattcttcggtgctcagctttcttcatggtccaactctcacatccaactctcacatcacaAGGCTCCCCTTAAATGCAGATCCAGATTTCTAACCACATGCTAGACATTTCCAGGGTCCCTGAGGCATCTCAATTATAACATGCCCCAAacgttatttattttcttaccaaAACAATAATCCCCTGGATTTCTCATTTTATCCACCCCATGGCCAAGCCAGAAACCTCCGAGCTACCCTCTGAACTCAATATGTCATTAAATCTTCAATTCTGTCTTCAGTATATCTctgtggcaaccctctccagtattcttgcctggaaaatcccatggacagaggagtctggaaggctaccgtccaaagggtcacaaagagtcggacatgactgagcaggcaggcACACATGCACATCCTCATTTTCACTCCCACAGTTCAAGCTTACATCTCCAGCCTAGAGAACTGCAACCATATCTCTTCCCTCAGCCTCTGCTGCCTCCAACTGATCCTTTAAATAGTTCTATAAACATATCTAAAtcagaaataatgtcattttaaaaatcactaccCTGTTTATGGCTCCCTTGGCCTATTCTCTTGAGATTAAATGTCAATTCCATAATAAGACACACATGTCGTCAGCTTCTGATCCCAGTGTGCACCTCCTCTTCTGCTCCTGCATAGTGTCTCCAGGTCTGACTGTTGCAGCCCAAAGGGACTGCTCACTGTCCCACACGTGACAGCTTGCCACACTGCCGCCCCTGTGCACGAGCTGCCCTCTCTCCTTATCTGCGAATACCTCTGCCCCCGGGGAGGACTTATCCGCTGGTTCCTTTGTACACCACGCCCTCACAGAACCACTAGATGGGATCCGATCCTGCCTCTCCCACTAAGCCAAGAATTTCAGCAGTCCTCTCTACAGTCAGCACCCAACCTGCTGCCTGAAGAGCAGCTAAAATTGCACAAATGATCTAGTCACACTATTCATCCCAAACTTATTGTTGACCTTGATTTTTTGGGATCTGATCTACCTAAAGTAGGTGGGAAAGCATTTAGGCCTTAGCAATCTTAGATAGTTGTTTTAAAGTCCTACTTGCATATGGGCTTTAATCAGTAATCCGAAATGTTACTCCAGAAGGGAGGGCTATCTTGATCTGACccttaaaatgggaataagatgTTCCAGCAGAAACTTTGCTCTAAATTACAACAATTACACCTCCCCtagcttttataaaaaaaaaaaaaaaaaaaatcccagctaTGCTGTGCTGCTTAAAAAAACAGTATTGAACCATTTGAGAAGGGTGAGCAGTTCTGAATGATATTCAGCTCCTGTAGAGCCAATAACAAAAAGCTTTACTGACAAAGCAGTTTGTAAGTACTTTACTCTTTGAAGCCTGTCCTGGGTTTATGCTTGTGCACAGAGAATGAAAGTAAATTATAGTGAAGATACAGGCAAATAAGCCACAGTTTCTATACTTAAATAATAAGCTTCCTATCTTTTTAAGACTTTCTAATATCTGCTGCAGAACTTGCTCAGAGATTAGGGATCACAATTTCTAGTCTATTAGCTTAAATTAATATCTAAATAACACACGATCTTCTATAATTTCATCTACCGACTGTTGCCAATAAGTGAAGAAAATCACTGGAagtattttgaaaaacagaatttatttttaagttctggCCTTTATACTTTGGACATGCTTTCCTATAAACCATTTAGCCTTCCAGCTGGTTTTaactaaatatttatcaagcacctgCTCACTGCACTGTACTATTAATAAAATACAGTGTTTAGACATATAAATtcacttctttttacttttaaaaattttttgatagCATAATCTTTTAatcttactttttaaacaaagtaTGACTATGACCATACATAAATGAATATCAAATGTCTGAGGTTCTGGAAATATAACCCAggaatagttttcatttttttgcacaTTGGCCGTTTCTTCCAGcctctatattttaaaacaacttaaacattaaaaatcaaattttcagCCGTATTATTAGCATAGGCTGATGTGGCAAGAGGTCACTTTTGCAAGAGGGTTTTGAAGTCAAGATgatttaaacaacaaaaagaaattatcCCTCACAATTAgctcaaattaataaaataagaggcccctttttattctcatttcttgATGCAGACAGTCTCCCGGGAGACATCTGGTATTGGGTTTGGGCGGAGGAGAGACATGTGCTTTGGTTGTCTTTTGGGCACTGGGTGATTCTCAGCCTTCACTTGCCCGCCTGACCCTCGCATTGGCCTGAACCAGGACCCCTCTCTACTCACCACTGACTGGGTTCCTCTGGCTGATGAAGTCGTGACCGGGGTAATGGTGATGGTGCTGGTCACTTTGCTCGAGCCAGAGCGAGGCGACAGGTGGTTCCTGGGCGAGCGAAGGACGGTGCCGGTGGACACCTCCTTCTCGGCCGTCACGCTGACCGGTCGGACAGTGATCACCGGACTCGCCCCTTCGCCCGAGGTCCCCGGGCCTCGCTTAAACTGAGAGCCTAGGTGAATGTGGATTTTGTTGTCTTCCGTGGTTATGATATTGGCATTGGCGTTGTATTTCCGGACTGGGGTTGGTCCAGGCTGCTTCTCCGGGGTGACCTTGAGGACCGTCCTTCCCACGGGCATTTCCTGGGATTCGGGAGGGACATTGATGTCCGTCGGGGCCGCCGATGTGGACACGGTCATGATCTGGATGGGGGACGTGGGCCTGTCGGCAAACGCCCCCCTCCCGCCCTCTGGGGTCTTCTCCCTGGAAAAGGTGGTGATGGTGACCGGAGACATGGCTCGCTCCGGGCCGAGGGTAGCTTCTGCGCCTTTCTGCTTCTGAGACAGGACGTTCGGGGAGGGGATGATGGTGATCCTCGGCTTCTGGTTGCCCAGGGTGGGGATGACGGTGGTGCTCGAGAAGAACTCTTCTGCTGTGGGGCTGGTGATCTCCAGAGTGGCGGTGCTGTTCTCGTGGTCCGGGGTCACACGAATGTGCAGCGGCTGGCCCTGCTTGGGCGAGAGCACCAGCTCTCCTGGGTGCCCTGGGCTGGCACTGGCGCGGGGCCCCTTCTCCGGAGCCACCGGGGGCCCGTTCTCCCTCTTCCTCATCCACGGGATCCAGGACTTCCTCATGGTGAGCTCGTTGGCCGCGGGCGGATACCTGTCGAGAACCGACGAACGTTCCAGAGGCTTCTTCAGTCCCACCTGGCGAAGGTTGCTCATGATGTGGTTTTCCTCCTGAAAGGACTTGCGGATGAACACGGCTGGTGTGTCCTCCTCCGCCGCCTCGCTGCCCAGGGCATCCGTCTGCACGCCCGTGGATGTCACGGGAACATCCACCATCCTGCGCCCGTTCACGCTGGGCCTCAGGGCGCGGCTGTATCGCTTGGACAACTCCAGCTCTTTGGTCAGATGGAGGACCTCCTGGCCCAtgcttttgttcttattttcttcttccataaACCTCTGTTGAAGGACAGAGTAATCCACTTGGAGCTGAGAAAGCTGATCTTCTTTGTTCATCAGTTCGTGAATCTTCTCTTTAAGAGCTTGGACCTCTGCTTTTAAATCGCGACTTTTGGCTTCTTCCAGCCGAAATCTGTGTCTCAGTTCAGCTTCTTGGCTCACGGCCTCGCCTTTCTCTATGGCTTTGTTCTTGGCGATTTGGTGTTTGATCTCCTCCAATTGCTGAGAGAGGAAATTGGCCTTATCCTGCTCAGTTCTAAATTTCTGCTCCAGCTGGTCATACTCATCTTCCGTCTTCATCAAGTCCCCTTCCACCACCTCCAGTTGTTGCAGACGGTTCTTCAGTCTCTCAATTTCCAGGGTTAGTTCCTTAATTTTGTTATCTTCAGGGCAGGTGAGCTCAGGTCCTTTTCGAGACCTTCCTCTTGTTATTTCTCTCTCCACTTCCTCTATTCCATCAAGTCTCTTCTTTAATAAGTCCACACTGCAGCTTAATTCGGAggatttttcttcttcacttttcagTTTGCCTATTAACTCATCTCTCTCTTTCGTTAAATTGTATACCTTTTCCTCCATTTCAGATTTCAGCTTTAAAAGTTTCTTACTTTCTTCGATGAGTTTTTCCGTGACGTCCATAACCTTTCCTTGCTCCAccttaaaatttttgttgagtCCATCCACTTTTCTCtcctcttgctttattttttccatcatatttttcctttcatccaCCAGCATCACGGTAAAGGACTTCAACTTCGTAAGATCGTCTTTGAGGCTTAATTCAGCCTTTTCCAATCGACTTTCAGAACATTCCAGTTCTTTAACCCGACTCTTGACCACCTCCAGTTCGTTGAGCAGGTCCTTGGttaagttcttttctttctccagatttaAGTGCAGCTGGGTGCACTCAGATTTACTCTTGCTAAACGCTTCTTCCAGTTTCTCCAGTTCCGACATTCTCTTCTGTAACTTCTCAACTTCAATTTTGAGCTCCCGGCTATGGTGTTCTTCCTCCTGCAGTTTCTTTCTCAGTTCCCGGCACTGGGACTCGGTTTTCGTGATCTCTTCGTCTTTACCCTCCATCTCAAGCACGCGCTTCCGTAGATTTTCCACTTCTGCCATGAGGCTGGAGTTGCCGCATTCCCCTTTGGCAATCTTATCTCTTAGTTCCTGAagctcttcttctgccttctgaAGGTTTTTGTTGGTCTCTTCCAGCTCCTCGATTCTCTGAGTCAGGCCAACCAGCTTGAGTCTGAGTTGTCTGTTGTGAGACTCCTGACTGGCCAACTTAGCATTCATCTCCTCATGTTCCTGGGAAAACCTTGATGCCTTGTGTTCGAAGTCCACTTCCAACTTGAGCAATTTCTGCCTGTCTTCTTTGGATTTGGAAGTGATGGCTTTgagcttctcttcctcttccctcagTTTCTGAGTCAAGTCCTGTACTTTCTGGCTCTGCAGGCCAAGTTGCTCGATGTGCATCTGCCTTTCATCCACCAGCATGAGTGCAAAGGACTTGAGTTTCACAAGCTCATCTCTCAGTTTGTTGAGCCGCTTAgcgttttccttttctttgcggGCTTGGTAAGCTTTTTCCTGTTCAAGGAGTTTTTTCAacctagaaaacaaaaaatattaaaaatatcctattttattacataatattttatgtatgatatgtttttatacatattagaagattgtgtgcatgctaagtctcttcagtcgtgtccaactctttgtgaccctaaggcctgtagcccacccagctcctctgtccatgggattctccaggcaagaatactggagtgggttgccttgccctcctcc includes the following:
- the FILIP1 gene encoding filamin-A-interacting protein 1 isoform X1 yields the protein MRSRNQGGESSSIGHVSCPKSSVISNAADKSLSEDTKKKNKSNRKEDDVMASGTVKRHLKPSGESERKCKKSLELSKEDLIQLLSIMEGELQAREDVIHMLKTEKTKPEVLEAHYGSAEPEKVLRVLHRDAILAQEKSIGEDVYEKPISELDRLEEKQKETYRRMLEQLLLAEKCHRRTVYELENEKHKHTDYMNKSDDFTNLLEQERERLKKLLEQEKAYQARKEKENAKRLNKLRDELVKLKSFALMLVDERQMHIEQLGLQSQKVQDLTQKLREEEEKLKAITSKSKEDRQKLLKLEVDFEHKASRFSQEHEEMNAKLASQESHNRQLRLKLVGLTQRIEELEETNKNLQKAEEELQELRDKIAKGECGNSSLMAEVENLRKRVLEMEGKDEEITKTESQCRELRKKLQEEEHHSRELKIEVEKLQKRMSELEKLEEAFSKSKSECTQLHLNLEKEKNLTKDLLNELEVVKSRVKELECSESRLEKAELSLKDDLTKLKSFTVMLVDERKNMMEKIKQEERKVDGLNKNFKVEQGKVMDVTEKLIEESKKLLKLKSEMEEKVYNLTKERDELIGKLKSEEEKSSELSCSVDLLKKRLDGIEEVEREITRGRSRKGPELTCPEDNKIKELTLEIERLKNRLQQLEVVEGDLMKTEDEYDQLEQKFRTEQDKANFLSQQLEEIKHQIAKNKAIEKGEAVSQEAELRHRFRLEEAKSRDLKAEVQALKEKIHELMNKEDQLSQLQVDYSVLQQRFMEEENKNKSMGQEVLHLTKELELSKRYSRALRPSVNGRRMVDVPVTSTGVQTDALGSEAAEEDTPAVFIRKSFQEENHIMSNLRQVGLKKPLERSSVLDRYPPAANELTMRKSWIPWMRKRENGPPVAPEKGPRASASPGHPGELVLSPKQGQPLHIRVTPDHENSTATLEITSPTAEEFFSSTTVIPTLGNQKPRITIIPSPNVLSQKQKGAEATLGPERAMSPVTITTFSREKTPEGGRGAFADRPTSPIQIMTVSTSAAPTDINVPPESQEMPVGRTVLKVTPEKQPGPTPVRKYNANANIITTEDNKIHIHLGSQFKRGPGTSGEGASPVITVRPVSVTAEKEVSTGTVLRSPRNHLSPRSGSSKVTSTITITPVTTSSARGTQSVSGQDGSAQRPTPTRIPMSKGMKAGKPVVAAPGAGNLTKFEPRAETQSMKIELKKSAASSATSPGGGKG
- the FILIP1 gene encoding filamin-A-interacting protein 1 isoform X2; this encodes MRSRNQGGESSSIGHVSCPKSSVISNAADKSLSEDTKKKNKSNRKEDDVMASGTVKRHLKPSGESERKCKKSLELSKEDLIQLLSIMEGELQAREDVIHMLKTEKTKPEVLEAHYGSAEPEKVLRVLHRDAILAQEKSIGEDVYEKPISELDRLEEKQKETYRRMLEQLLLAEKCHRRTVYELENEKHKHTDYMNKSDDFTNLLEQERERLKKLLEQEKAYQARKEKENAKRLNKLRDELVKLKSFALMLVDERQMHIEQLGLQSQKVQDLTQKLREEEEKLKAITSKSKEDRQKLLKLEVDFEHKASRFSQEHEEMNAKLASQESHNRQLRLKLVGLTQRIEELEETNKNLQKAEEELQELRDKIAKGECGNSSLMAEVENLRKRVLEMEGKDEEITKTESQCRELRKKLQEEEHHSRELKIEVEKLQKRMSELEKLEEAFSKSKSECTQLHLNLEKEKNLTKDLLNELEVVKSRVKELECSESRLEKAELSLKDDLTKLKSFTVMLVDERKNMMEKIKQEERKVDGLNKNFKVEQGKVMDVTEKLIEESKKLLKLKSEMEEKVYNLTKERDELIGKLKSEEEKSSELSCSVDLLKKRLDGIEEVEREITRGRSRKGPELTCPEDNKIKELTLEIERLKNRLQQLEVVEGDLMKTEDEYDQLEQKFRTEQDKANFLSQQLEEIKHQIAKNKAIEKGEAVSQEAELRHRFRLEEAKSRDLKAEVQALKEKIHELMNKEDQLSQLQVDYSVLQQRFMEEENKNKSMGQEVLHLTKELELSKRYSRALRPSVNGRRMVDVPVTSTGVQTDALGSEAAEEDTPAVFIRKSFQEENHIMSNLRQVGLKKPLERSSVLDRYPPAANELTMRKSWIPWMRKRENGPPVAPEKGPRASASPGHPGELVLSPKQGQPLHIRVTPDHENSTATLEITSPTAEEFFSSTTVIPTLGNQKPRITIIPSPNVLSQKQKGAEATLGPERAMSPVTITTFSREKTPEGGRGAFADRPTSPIQIMTVSTSAAPTDINVPPESQEMPVGRTVLKVTPEKQPGPTPVRKYNANANIITTEDNKIHIHLGSQFKRGPGTSGEGASPVITVRPVSVTAEKEVSTGTVLRSPRNHLSPRSGSSKVTSTITITPVTTSSARGTQSVSGQDGSAQRPTPTRIPMSKESIIIHQLRMNSR